The Vulpes lagopus strain Blue_001 chromosome 14, ASM1834538v1, whole genome shotgun sequence genome window below encodes:
- the TPST2 gene encoding protein-tyrosine sulfotransferase 2 isoform X1, translated as MRLSARRALLAAGCALALLLAVQVGQQVLECRAALGGPRTPRRAMRPEQEDLVVVGADRVEYRYGKAMPLIFVGGVPRSGTTLMRAMLDAHPEVRCGEETRIIPRVLAMRQAWSKSGREKLRLDEAGVTDEVLDAAMQAFILEVIAKHGEPARVLCNKDPFTLKSSVYLSRLFPNSKFLLMVRDGRASVHSMITRKVTIAGFDLSSYRDCLTKWNKAIEVMYAQCMEVGKDKCLPVYYEQLVLHPRRSLKLILDFLGISWSDAVLHHEDLIGKPGGVSLSNLFFLPRIERSTDQVIKPVNLEALSKWTGHIPGDVVRDMAQIAPMLARLGYDPYANPPNYGNPDPIVINNTHRVLKGDYKTPANLKGYFQVNQNSTSSHLGSS; from the exons ATGCGCCTGTCGGCGCGGAGGGCGCTGCTGGCGGCCGGCTGCGCCCTGGCCCTGCTGCTGGCCGTCCAGGTGGGCCAGCAGGTGCTGGAGTGCCGCGCGGCGCTGGGGGGCCCGCGCACCCCCCGGCGGGCCATGCGGCCGGAGCAGGAGGACCTGGTGGTGGTGGGCGCCGACCGCGTGGAGTACCGCTACGGCAAGGCCATGCCGCTCATCTTCGTGGGCGGCGTGCCCCGCAGCGGCACCACGCTCATGCGCGCCATGCTGGACGCCCACCCCGAGGTGCGCTGCGGCGAGGAGACGCGGATCATCCCCCGCGTGCTGGCCATGCGCCAGGCCTGGTCCAAGTCCGGCCGCGAGAAGCTGCGGCTGGACGAGGCGGGCGTGACGGACGAGGTGCTGGACGCCGCCATGCAGGCCTTCATCCTGGAGGTGATCGCCAAGCACGGCGAGCCGGCGCGCGTGCTGTGCAACAAGGACCCCTTCACGCTCAAGTCCTCCGTCTACCTGTCGCGCCTGTTCCCCAACTCCAAGTTCCTGCTGATGGTGCGGGACGGCCGGGCGTCCGTGCACTCCATGATCACCCGCAAGGTCACCATCGCCGGCTTCGACCTCAGCAGCTACCGCGACTGCCTCACCAAGTGGAACAAGGCCATCGAGGTGATGTACGCCCAGTGCATGGAGGTGGGCAAGGACAAGTGCCTGCCCGTGTACTACGAGCAGCTGGTGCTGCACCCCAGGCGCTCCCTCAAGCTCATCCTGGACTTCCTGGGCATCTCCTGGAGCGACGCCGTCCTGCATCACGAGGACCTCATCGGCAAGCCCGGGGGCGTGTCCCTGTCCAA CCTGTTCTTTCTCCCCAGGATCGAGCGATCCACTGACCAGGTCATCAAGCCTGTGAACCTGGAAGCACTCTCCAAGTGGACCGGCCACATTCCTGGGGACGTGGTACGGGACATGGCCCAGATCGCCCCCATGCTGGCTCGGCTCGGCTATGACCCCTATGCAAACCCGCCCAACTACGGCAACCCTGACCCCATCGTCATCAACAACACACATCGG
- the TPST2 gene encoding protein-tyrosine sulfotransferase 2 isoform X2: MRLSARRALLAAGCALALLLAVQVGQQVLECRAALGGPRTPRRAMRPEQEDLVVVGADRVEYRYGKAMPLIFVGGVPRSGTTLMRAMLDAHPEVRCGEETRIIPRVLAMRQAWSKSGREKLRLDEAGVTDEVLDAAMQAFILEVIAKHGEPARVLCNKDPFTLKSSVYLSRLFPNSKFLLMVRDGRASVHSMITRKVTIAGFDLSSYRDCLTKWNKAIEVMYAQCMEVGKDKCLPVYYEQLVLHPRRSLKLILDFLGISWSDAVLHHEDLIGKPGGVSLSKIERSTDQVIKPVNLEALSKWTGHIPGDVVRDMAQIAPMLARLGYDPYANPPNYGNPDPIVINNTHRVLKGDYKTPANLKGYFQVNQNSTSSHLGSS; this comes from the exons ATGCGCCTGTCGGCGCGGAGGGCGCTGCTGGCGGCCGGCTGCGCCCTGGCCCTGCTGCTGGCCGTCCAGGTGGGCCAGCAGGTGCTGGAGTGCCGCGCGGCGCTGGGGGGCCCGCGCACCCCCCGGCGGGCCATGCGGCCGGAGCAGGAGGACCTGGTGGTGGTGGGCGCCGACCGCGTGGAGTACCGCTACGGCAAGGCCATGCCGCTCATCTTCGTGGGCGGCGTGCCCCGCAGCGGCACCACGCTCATGCGCGCCATGCTGGACGCCCACCCCGAGGTGCGCTGCGGCGAGGAGACGCGGATCATCCCCCGCGTGCTGGCCATGCGCCAGGCCTGGTCCAAGTCCGGCCGCGAGAAGCTGCGGCTGGACGAGGCGGGCGTGACGGACGAGGTGCTGGACGCCGCCATGCAGGCCTTCATCCTGGAGGTGATCGCCAAGCACGGCGAGCCGGCGCGCGTGCTGTGCAACAAGGACCCCTTCACGCTCAAGTCCTCCGTCTACCTGTCGCGCCTGTTCCCCAACTCCAAGTTCCTGCTGATGGTGCGGGACGGCCGGGCGTCCGTGCACTCCATGATCACCCGCAAGGTCACCATCGCCGGCTTCGACCTCAGCAGCTACCGCGACTGCCTCACCAAGTGGAACAAGGCCATCGAGGTGATGTACGCCCAGTGCATGGAGGTGGGCAAGGACAAGTGCCTGCCCGTGTACTACGAGCAGCTGGTGCTGCACCCCAGGCGCTCCCTCAAGCTCATCCTGGACTTCCTGGGCATCTCCTGGAGCGACGCCGTCCTGCATCACGAGGACCTCATCGGCAAGCCCGGGGGCGTGTCCCTGTCCAA GATCGAGCGATCCACTGACCAGGTCATCAAGCCTGTGAACCTGGAAGCACTCTCCAAGTGGACCGGCCACATTCCTGGGGACGTGGTACGGGACATGGCCCAGATCGCCCCCATGCTGGCTCGGCTCGGCTATGACCCCTATGCAAACCCGCCCAACTACGGCAACCCTGACCCCATCGTCATCAACAACACACATCGG